The following is a genomic window from Chitinophaga caseinilytica.
TTTTTTCTCGAAGCGGCAGGTATCGCAAATGAAGCCTTCCACTTCACCGTATTTGTCTTTGCGGGCGGTAACGCGGAAAATCTCGTCGCCACGCATCCAGAGCGCCACTTTGCCGCAGCATTTCGGATCGGAGCATTCGCGGTGGGCGTCTACCGGTTTGAGGAACCATACACGGTTCTTGAAACGGGCGGTACGGTCGGTGAGTGCGCCAACGGGGCAAACATCGATCACGTTGCCGATGAAATTGGTATGGTCGAGGGATGCGCGCATGTAGGTGCTGATCTCGGAAGCGTCTCCCCGTTTCAGGATGCCGTGGTGGCGCTTGTTGGTCAGCTGGTCTGCCGTGAACACACAGCGGTAGCAAAGGATGCAGCGCGTCATGTGCAGTTTGATATGTTCGCCGATGTCTTCCTTCTCGAAAGTGCGGCGCTTGAATTCGTACCGGGTGCCGGAAACGCCGTGCTCGTAGCTGAGGTCCTGCAGGTCGCATTCTCCGGCCTGGTCGCACACGGGGCAATCGAGCGGGTGGTTGATGAGGAGGAACTCTACCACGCCTTTGCGGGCGTCGAGCACTTCGGGGGAGGTGATGTTGGCCACTTCCATCCCGTCCATCACGGTGGTGCGGCAGCTGGCCACCAGCTTGGGCATGGGGCGCGGGTCCGCTTCGGAGCCTTTCGTCACTTTCACGAGGCAGGTGCGGCATTTACCGCCGGAGCCCTGCAGCTTGGAGTAATAGCACATGGCAGGGGGCACCACTTCGCCGCCGATGGTGCGGGCGGCGTTGAGGATGGTCGTTCCCGGTTCCACTTCTACCGTGATATTATCGATCTTGACCTTGAATAATTTCTTTTCTTCCGCCATTATTAAAAAGTAAAAAAGAAGAATAATGTTGTTTCCTTATCAGACAGCGGCAGCTACCGGCAGCGGGTCTGCGTAATGTGCCAGGCCGAAGTTGCGGCGCTGCGCTTCGTCGGGGTTCAGCACGTGCCATTCGAATTCGTCACGGAAGTGACGGATGGCGGCGGCCACCGGCCATGCGGCGGCGTCGCCGAGGGGGCAGATGGTGTTGCCTTCGATCTTGCGCTGAATGTCCCACAGCAGGTCGATGTCGCTCATTTTTCCTTTACCGTGCTCAATGTTTTTGAGCACTTTTTCCATCCATCCCGTTCCTTCGCGGCAGGGGCTGCACTGTCCGCAGCTTTCGTGGTGGTAGAACCGGGCCAGCGAAAGGGTGTGGCGCACTACGCACTGGTCTTCGTCCAGCACGATGAACCCGCCCGAGCCCATCATGGTGCCGGTGGCGAACCCGCCGTCGTTGAGGCTTTCGTACGTCATCATGCGTTTTTCGCCTTTGGCCGTGGTGAGCAGCAGGTTGGCGGGAACGATGGGTACGGAGGAGCCGCCGGGGATGCAGGCTTTGAGGCGTTTCCCGTTGGGGATGCCGCCGCAGTATTCGTCGGAGTAAATGAATTCTTCTACGGAAATGTTCATCTCGATTTCGTACACCCCGGGTTTATTGAGGTTGCCGCAGGCGGAGATGAGTTTGGTGCCGGTGGATTTGCCCGTGCCGTATTTCACGTATTCATCGCCCCCGATGTTGATGATGGGCACGATGGTGGCGAGGGTTTCCACGTTGTTTACCACGGTGGGGCACTGGTACAGGCCTTTCACGGCGGGGAACGGCGGTTTAATGCGCGGGTTGCCGCGTTTGCCTTCCAGCGATTCGATGAGGGCGGTTTCTTCGCCACAGATGTAGGCGCCGGCGCCGCGTTGCACGTAAATGTCGAGGTCGAACCCGGAGCCGAGGATGTTTTTACCGAGGAAGCCGTTTTTGTGCGCTTCGGCGATGGCTTCTTCGAGAATATCGGGGATCCAGGCGTATTCGCCGCGGATGTAGATGTAAGTGGTGTTGGCACCGAGGGCGTAGCTGGAGATCAGCAGGCCTTCGATGAGCAGGTGCGGGAGAAACTCCATGAGGTAACGGTCTTTGAAGGTACCGGGCTCGGATTCGTCGGCGTTGCAGACGAGGTAGCGGGGCACTCCTTCCGGTTTGGCCAGGAAGCTCCATTTCAATCCTGTGGGGAAGCCCGCGCCGCCACGGCCTCTCAGGCCGCTTTTCTTCACTTCTTCCGTCACCTGATCCGGGCTCATGCTCTTCAGGGCTTTTTCGGCAGCGGCATATCCGCCGTTTTTCCGGTATACGTCGAAATACCGGATGCCTTCTATATGCGCCTTGTCTAACAGTAATTTACGTCCCATTGTCTCGCTTTATATAAGTTGTTGCCTGGGCAACGTGATGTTTTTCGTTTGGTCGGCTTTCCGATCTTCCCTCCTCCCCCGTTGCGTCGCACACTTCGGCGGCAGGGATCCGGTCAGCTTTTAGTTGTTCGCCTGTGCGCGGCACTCCGCGATGATCTGGTCTATCTTCTCTTTGGTGAGGTGTTCCTTGTAGAACTTGCCCAGCTGCATCATCGGTGCGTAACCGCAGGCGCCGAGGCATTCCACGGTTTTGAGAGTAAACAGCCCGTCGGCCGTGGTTTCCCCGTTCTTGATGCCCAGCTTTTCCTTGATATAATGAATAATGTCGTCAGATCCGCGGAGCATGCAGGGCCCCGTCTGGCATACCTCGAACAGGTATTTGCCTACGGGCTGCAGGTTGAACATGGAGTAGAAGGTAGCCACTTCATACACTTCGATCGGCTCGATCTGGAGCAGGCCGGCCACATAATCCATCGTGTCCGCGCTGAGCCATCCGCCGAAAGATTCCTGCGCCAGGTGCAGCACAGGGATCAGTGCGCTTTTCTGCTTCCCGTCCGGGTACCGCGCGATGATCTCTTTTACTTTATTCAGTTTCTCTTCAGAAAATTGAACGGCCATTTATATTCGTCTTTATAAGTTAATTTCTGTTTTTTACAAGTTCGTGAAAGCACATTTCCATTCCCCTTCCCTGCTCCACATTTTCAATCCTCGAAATACTCCGTTCCATCCGTCCCGATATAACCCTTCTTCCCTTTATACATCACCAGTGTGTAAGGCATATCCGGAAATGCGTTCAGCTTGTCATATTTCAACTCCGTTACGGCTTTCCCGGATTCGTCGATCACACCATATTTTTTATTCTTCCGAACGTACACCAGTTTATCGATGCCGTACCTGGGGATTACCCCGATGTAACTCCAATTGGTGAACACCCAGTCGTACACTTCGTTCCCCAGCGGCTTTCCGTTCAGCCCGAACAACCGCACGCCGGCTTTGCCGGATACGGCAAAAGCACAATAATGCATGGGCCCGCCAGCCAGCCTGATCGTATAATACCCCAGGGGCAACAACTCGGTGTTATTGCTCCATACGCCCTGCTTACCGTCCAGGGTAACCAGGAAATAGGGGCCGAACACATCCATATCGGTCACTGCGTCGAACTGCGCCGGCACGATCCACTCGCCACGCTTCGATTGCTCTGTAGCTACCGCGCCCCATTTGCCGTTGAGCTTCACGAATGCATACATTCGGAAGGCCCCGTGGGCATAAATGGAATCGTACTTACATTCCAGCAGCACTTCGCCGTCATCTACCAGCCCGGCTTTCCCGTTGCTGTACCTGATGTTCGACGATTGCTGACCGATGGGCGCTCCGTCAGACGGCTTGTCGGCCGTCTGTAGTTCCGCGATCCGGACGCTTTCCCCAATCCGCTTCACATCCACCTCGGCTTCCGTCCGGATTCCTCGTCCGTTAATCCAGAAAGATTTACCGTCTTTCTTCACCCGGGCGATGTCATCGTTTTTTATCCACATCCCGTTGAGTTCGCCGAAAGGTTGCGCATCGTCGAACTGCGGTGTAATGACGATCCAATTGTTATCGATCCGGCTATAGCCCCATTTATTGCCCATGCGGTAAGGCACGAGCTTTTTGGATAGCTGTTGCTGAGCGGCCGCATTGCTGGCGGTAAGGCACAGGACTGCGTTCAATAATAAAAGAACTTTTTTCATAGGGTATTCAGGGATAGTAGGATATATGCGTGCAGGGCCCGCGGGGGCCCTGCCAAAGAATTTATGCGTCCAGTTCGCCAGCGATCAGGTTGAGGGATGACATACAGATGATGGCATCGCTCAGCATCGCGCCCTTCACCATTTCCGGGTACGCCTGGTAATAGATGAAGCAGGGCCTGCGGAAATGCAGGCGGTACGGGGATCGGCCGCCGTCGGAAATGAGATAGAATCCCAGTTCGCCGTTGGCGCCTTCCACGGCGTTGTACACTTCGCCGGGCAGGATGTCGGTTTCGCCCATCACGATCTTGAAGTGATAGATGAGCGCTTCCATTTTGGAATAAACGTCTTCCTTGTCGGGCAGGTAGTAAGCAGGAACGTCGGCATGGTAGACATCGGCGGGGAGGTCTTTCAGTTTGTCCATCGCCTGCCGGATGATGCCGAGGCTCTGCCACATTTCCGCGTTGCGCACCAGGAAACGGTCGTACGTGTCGCCGGTGGTGCCTACGGGAATGCTGAACTCGAAATCTTCGTAAGAGCTGTACGGAGTGGCTACGCGCACATCGTAATCCACGCCTGCTGCGCGCAGGTTCGGACCGGTGAAGCCGTAGTTGAGGGCGCGTTCCGCCGTAATGGCGCCAACGCCCTGGGTACGTTCCATGAAGATGCGGTTGCGGGTGAAGAGTTTTTCGAACTCTTTCAGTACGGCCGGATATTCGTCGAGGAACTTGTTGATCTTACGGAAAGCCGTTTCGGTGAAGTTCCTTTCGAAACCGCCGATACGGCCGATATTGGTGGTGAGGCGCGAGCCGCAGATTTCTTCGTAGATTTCGTATACCAGTTCGCGGTACTGCATTACGTAGAGGAAGCCGGTGAATGCGCCGGAGTCTACGCCGATAACGGAGTTGCAGATGAGGTGGTCGGTGATACGGGCCAGTTCCATGATGATAACGCGGAGGTAATCCACTCTTTTGGGCGTTTTGATGCCCAGGAGCTTTTCCACGGTCAGGTGCCAGCCGATGTTATTGATGGGGGCCGAGCAGTAGTTGAGCCTGTCTGTCAGCGGAGTGATCTGGTAATACGGCTTGCGCTCGGCGATTTTTTCGAAAGCGCGGTGAATGTAGCCAACGGTAGGCGTGGCGGACACGATCCTTTCGCCGTCCATCTCCAGTACGTTCTGGAATACGCCGTGGGTGGCGGGGTGGGTAGGCCCAAGGTTGAGCGTGTTGGTCTGCTTCTCTATGGAGCCTTCCGGTAGTTGTATATGGTGATCAGACATATCCTGATTTGCTAAAAGTTAAACTTAAATACCGACGCTTCCGCCGCGGCCGAACATTTCGTCGTCCTTGTCTACACGGGTCTGGTCTTCCAGCGGGAATTCCTTGCGCAGGGGGAAGTAATCCATTTCATCCACGTTCAGGATGCGGACCAGGTTCGGATGCCCTACGAAGTCGACCCCGAAGAAATCATATGTTTCCCTTTCCTGCCAGTTGGCGGTGGCGAACAACTTGGTGGCGGTGAAAATCTGCGGTGTTTCCACGGCAGTGAACACTTTGAACCGGAGGCGCACGTTCTGCACGAGGTTGTGCAGGTGATACACCACACCCAGTTCGGCACCCGCGTTGTCGGGGTAATGCACGCCGCAGAGGTCGGTCATGAAACGGAATGCCAGGTCCTCTTCGTCGTAGAGAAACTGCATGACTTTCAGATTGATCTCTTTGGGCGCGTGGAACGACATAATGCCGTACGACTCTTCAAAATTGGTCAACGCCTCGCCGAACTTCTCGACCAGCCTGTTCTTGATATGCTCATTCGTCAAAGACATGTAATCGCTATTATCGTGACTATTGTATTCCGTAGGAATTCATGAGATCCTTATACCGGTCGCTATGGCGGCGGCGCAGGCTTTCCTGGCCCACCAGATCCTGCACGCGCATCACGCCGTCGAGGATCGCTTCCGGGCGCGGGGGCATCCGGGAACGTAAACGTCCACGGGGATTATCTGGTCGATGCCCTGGAGCACGGAGTAGGTATCGAAGATACCGCCGCTGCTGGCGCAGGCGCCAACGGCAATCACCCAGCGGGGCTCCGCCATTTGCAGGTATACCTGCCGCAGCACGGGCCCCATCTTTTTAGCGATGGTACCCATTACCATGAGCAGGTCGCACTGGCGGGGCGTAAAGCCCAAACGCTCGGAGCCGAAACGGGCGAGGTCGTAGTGGGCGGCCATGGTGGCCATGAATTCGATGCCACAGCAGGATGTGGCAAACGGCAGCGGCCAGATGGAATTCTTACGGGCCAGGCCAATGACCTTATCGAAAGATGTGGCAAAGAAACCTTCTCCGCTATAGCCTTCCGGCATTTCCACCACCTTCACATTCGTATTAAACTGAACAGGACGAGACATAATCTTTACCCTCCTAATCCCGCCGCATTCACACAGCGGGAATTTATTAATAGTTAACTAAGTATCAATCTTCCCACTTCAGGGCACCTTTCTTAATGATGTAGTAGAAACCGCCCATGAAGAAGCAAACAAATGCGAGCATCGCCATAAAACCACTCCATCCCAACGCTTTAAAATTAACAGCGTAGGGATAGAAAAAGATGACTTCCACATCAAACAACACGAAGAGAATTGCTGTCAGAAAGTACTTGATAGCCACTGGCTGACGCGCGTTCCCCATCTGTTCGATACCGCTTTCGAAATTCTCCAGTTTGTCACTGGTTTTACGCTTCGGGCCGAGAAAGTGCGTGGCAATCATGGTGATACCAACGAAACCCAAAGCAGCAACAACTTGTAAAAGGATAGGAAAATAGCTGACCGGCGTGTTGCTTGCTGTCAAAAATTCAGAGACAAAAAACATAAGCTTCCCAATATATTGTCTGAAAGCGCAAAAATACTGCAACTAAACTATAATTCAAATCGACAATCCTGAAAATCTAATCTTTTTTTTGTATATGTAATATAATAAAATATGTGACGTTGGTTTCCGGAGTTTCCGGGGCGCTCACCCGTTTGTGTAATTGATTGAGCCTAAACGTGTAACATGTACACGGCCCGGGAGTGTTCCCGGGCCGTGTATGTCAAATGCCTGAAATTTAAATATTTATTAGCGTCCGCCGCCTTTTTGCTGGGGCTTGCTCATAATGTCTTTGATCTGCTTCACGGGTTCGCTCGTAGGATCCAGCGGCGTCAGTTTGTCCATATACTTCTGCATATTGGCTTTGTCTTCCTTATTGTAATAATATACCATCAGGTAGGTATACGCCTTGATGAGGCCTGCCTTGTTCTTGGCGGGGTCCGTCTCGGCCAGGCTCAGGTATTTATCGAAATAGGGCTGTGCCACCCCGGTTTTGGCTTCCACGTCGCGGGCGGCGGCGGCCATCCCCTGCCAGAAGTGCCCGGTGGTGAGGTCAGGGAAGGCGGTGGTCAGCTTTCCGAAGGCTTCGGAAGACTTGGCCAGCATCGCCGTGTCCGTCCCCCCGCTGGAGGCGTAATAGTAGTTCTGGCCGATGTTGAACAGGTCGAGCGCAGCGGGCTTCTCTCCTTTCTCGGCCTTCAGGTCGGCCACTTTCTGGTACCATTCGCCGGCTTTGCCGAACACCCGCGCCTGCTGGAAGGCTTTAGCCACGGCTTCGTAACGGTCCAGGTCTTTGGCGGTGTCGGATGTAGCGTATTTCTCGAGGTAGTTGAGCGATTGCTGGTCGATCGCGGCCTGCTGGGTGGAATCGCCCAGTTTGATACGGCTGTAGATCTCGCTGCCGAGCTTATAATCGATGGGTTCCAGCTTGCTTTCCCCGGAGCGTTTCACATAGTCGTCGAACTGCTGGCGGGCGGCGAGGGAATCGCCTTTCTGGAGGTACGCGTCGGCGATCATCCGTTCGAGCTTCATTTTGTAGGATTCGTTAGCCTGGGGGATGAGCGATTTCGCTTTGTTGATGGCGCCCTCGTAGTCGCGGTCGAGGAACATGATGGAAGCGAGGTAATACTCATTCCGGGTTTTATCGGCCTGGTCGCTCAGGGCCAGGTACTTCTGTAAATATTCCTTTGCCTTGGGAAGGGAGAACTGCCTGGGCTTGGGGGTGTAGTAGAACTGGTACAGTTCGTAGAAAGCCGGGGCATAGTTCGGGTCGAGCGTGGTGGCTTGCGACCAGTCGGCCACTGCCTGTTCGAGGAGTTTGGCGTTATAGTTCACATGGCCGCGTTTCATGACGGCTTCTGCGTTGTTTTGTTCCAGTTCCAGCGCTTTTTCGTATGCTTCGATGGCTTTGCCGCCGTTTTCGCCGCCCATATAGCGGTAAACATCGCCCAGTTCGATGTAATCTGCGGCTACGGGTTTATATCCTTTCCGGCCGTCGTTCCCTTCTACCAGTTGTTTCATGACGGCGAGGGCGAAGGCTTTATCGCCGCCTTTCACTTCGGTGTTGGCATCTGCGATGGCACGGGCCACGTCGCCATTCTTGCTTTTGGCGGTGGCGTTGAGGGCGGCATCGAACTTCTGGCGTGCCGCGGCGGCGTTACCGCTCAGCAGGTCGATACGGCCGAGGCCAACATTGAGAAGAGGGGAATTTGGCACGGCGGTGAGCCCTTTCTGGAAGGCGGCTGCCGCTCCGTCCTTGTTTTCCTGGCCCAGTTCAGCGATCCCGAGGTAATAATACGCCCGTTCGTCCGTGGGTTTGGCCGCTATCGCCTGCTCGAAATTGGATTTGGCGGTGGCGTATTTTCCGTAATAGAGGTTTTTGAGCCCGTCTTCTATCGTTTGCGCCATTGCCCCTCCTGTGAGGAGGAAAAGGGCAACCACGGTACTGATACGCTTCTTCATGATAAAAATGTTTTAACCGATTAACTAAACGTTACCGGAGCCTTTTAGTTCGGCTGCGGTATGGGTTCATGTAATAAAAAAACATGCCAGAATGATGGCTGCGGCCACGATACAGGCAGGCTCCGTCTCTGAATTTACTCAAATAATCCGGTAAAAACAATGCAGGAAACGTTAAAAATGGGCATAAAAAAAGCAGCGCCCGTGTGGGCGCTGCCGGTGATCCGGGATTTGGGTCCGGAATTATTTGGAGCCGTTGGCGGTGGCTGCTTTCGCGGAGCTACCTGCGGCTTTGTTGGAGGAGCTGAGGAATTCCTTCACCTGGCGAACGGTATCGTTGTTCGGGTCGATGGCTACCAGTTTGTCCATATAAGGCTGCATGGCGGCCTGGTCTTCCTTATTGTAGTGATACAGCATCAGGTAAGTGTAGGCGTTGAGGAGGAAGCGTTTGTTACGGGCTTCGTCTTCAGGTTTCACCATCCCGATGTATTTCTCGAAGGCGTCTTTACCGCGGCCTTCCTTGGCTTGCTGGTCCAGCGCGAAGTTGGCCATGCCTTTCCAGTAGAAAGCGGTGGGCTGGGTGGGATACTTCTCGGTGAAGCTGGTCCAGGAGGCGTCGGAACCGCTGTAATCGGCTGCGTAGTACTCATAGAACGCTTTGTAGAAGTGGTCGGTCATCGCAGCGGGATTTTCTTTCACTTCCAGTGCTTTGCCATACCATTGGGCGGCTTTGGCGTAGTTACGCATGTCTTTGTAAGCTTCTGCCACGTTGCGGTATTTCTCTGCGTCGGTGGTAGTGTCGGTTTCTGCGTATTTTTCCAGGTAGAGACCGGCAGTTTGCTGGTAGCCAGCCTGGGTGGCGGAATCGGAGTGTTTCAGTTTGCCATAGATGGCGCTGAGGAGTTTATAATCGTTCACCTGGAGCTGTTCTGCGGGAACGGCTTTCACGCGCTCGTCCATGAGGGATTTGGCGGAGAGGGAATCGCCTTTCTGCAGGTGCGCATCGGCGGCCAGCAGGGTGAGTTTACCTTTGTAAACGTCGTTGGCTGCAGGCAACAGGGCTTTCGCCTTGGCGATAGCGCCATCATAGTCTTTCTGGTAGAAATTGATGGCAGCCAGGTAATATTCGTTTTTGGATTTGTCGGAGGGGTCCCCAACTTCCACGTATTTCTGGAGGTATTGCGCAGCGTGGGGGAGCGAGAACTGCTCTTTACGCTGGGTGATGTAAAACTGGTACAGTTCGAAGTATGCGGGTGCATAGTTCGCGTCCATGTTGGTGGCTTTGGACCAGTCGGCCACGGCTTGCTGGAGCAGGCGGGCGTTGTAGTTTACCAGGCCTTGTTTCATCACGGCTTCGGCGTTGTTGGCGTCGAGCTCGAGTGCTTTTTCGTAAGTGGTGATCGCTTTGCCGCCGTTTTCACCGCCCAGGTAACGGTAAGCGTCGCCCAGTTCGATGTAATCGGCCGCGGTGGCGGTATACATTTGTTTTTTCTTACGTCCTTCGTTGTTGAGGAGTTTCTCCATGATGGTGAGCGCATATCCGCGGTCGCCGCCTTTAATTTCGGTGTTGGCGTCTGCGATGGCACGGGCAACGTCGCCGTCGCGGCCTTCGGTGGCGGTGCTGGCGGCTTCGAATTTCTGTTTCGCTTCAGCGGTTTTACCGTTGAGGAGATCGATACGGCCCTGACCTACCATGAGGAGGGAGGAGGTGGGAACGGCGGTGAGGCCTTTGGTGAAGGCGGCTGCAGCTGCGTCCTTATTCTCCAGTCCCAGTTCGGCTATTCCGAGGTAGTAATAAGCGCGGTCATCCGTTGGTTTCGCGGTGATGGCTTTTTCGAGATTCTGTTTGGCAGTTTGGTATTTGCCGTAGTACAAATCCTTCAAACCATCTTCCACAGTTTGCGCCATAGCTCCGTTGGCTATGCAGAGCATGGCTACAAATAAACTGTTCCTTCTGTTCATGAGCAATCCGGTTTTAGTTGTGTTATCAGTATTTAGTTTTTACTCTGTTAAAGTGGCCTCCCGGAACACGATGTTCAAACGGGCCGGGAACAACTTGAATTTTCCGATCACCAGTTGGCCGGGCTGACCGGAGAGGAATGTCGCGAAGCCTGAACCCAAACCCTGGCGGGGCTCTTTGAGGATATAGAACATACCTCTCGTGAGCGGGTAGGACTTCGTCCCGATAAAGTATTGGTACGGCTTCACGAATTCGGTGTATCCGTCTGCACGGAGTTTTACCGTCGTGATGCGGTTGCTGAATTCGATGGCGGTGGAATCGTTCGTGTCGGAAATCCAGTTCACCCCGATCACACCGATGGCGTTTTTATCCTTTTCCACATGCGAGATCACTTCTGCATTGGAATGGGCTGCCATCGTGTTGGCCGGCAAAGGCTGGCCTTTGTTGATGGAGTCCAGGACGTAGCGCGCTGTGCTGGAATTCTGATCGTCGAATACGATATTCCATTTCTTCTGCGATTTGCCGTTCATGATCTCGCGTACCTGGTCCATCGTAAGGATGGAATCGGGATTGCTGTGATTCACGATCAGCGCGATGGCGTCTGTAGCGAGCTTACCGCTTTGCGGGCGGATCTTCTCTTTTTTGAAATATTCCAGTTCGTTCTCTTTCAGGTCGCGCGTTACGATGATAAGGCGCGCGCTGTCGTTGAACAGGTCTTTGAAGCAATCTGCTTCAGGCTTGTAATGGGCGATGATCTTCGCTTTCGGATACTGTGACTCGAACACCCGGATTTCGGATTCCAGCAACGGCTGATACGTTTTGTCAACCGAAATATGGATCTCTCCTTTCGTGGGGCCGTCCAATTCACCTTTACCGGAGTTATTACCTCCGCATCCTGCGGCCAGCATGGTAACGGAAGCCGTCGCCAATGCCAGGCCCATCCAGTTTTTAGCTTTTAAAAACATACGCACTAGTGGGTGATACTTGGTTAAAAGA
Proteins encoded in this region:
- a CDS encoding substrate-binding domain-containing protein; protein product: MFLKAKNWMGLALATASVTMLAAGCGGNNSGKGELDGPTKGEIHISVDKTYQPLLESEIRVFESQYPKAKIIAHYKPEADCFKDLFNDSARLIIVTRDLKENELEYFKKEKIRPQSGKLATDAIALIVNHSNPDSILTMDQVREIMNGKSQKKWNIVFDDQNSSTARYVLDSINKGQPLPANTMAAHSNAEVISHVEKDKNAIGVIGVNWISDTNDSTAIEFSNRITTVKLRADGYTEFVKPYQYFIGTKSYPLTRGMFYILKEPRQGLGSGFATFLSGQPGQLVIGKFKLFPARLNIVFREATLTE